Sequence from the Pseudomonas sp. 7SR1 genome:
AATACGTCGACCTGCGGGCGGAAATGGACGTGATCGTACTGATTTCCAACTGCCCGCAACTGAACAACCCGTGCAACGCCTACAACCCCACGCCTGCGGAGCTTTTGATATGGAACTGAAATTCGCGCGCCTGCGCCGTTGGCTGTTCATGCTGTGCCAGAGCCGTGCGGGGCAGTGCATCAAATAAACAGGATATTTATGAAACACCACCCATCCCCTGGGGGAATCTGGGCTTTGGTTTCGCTCACGGGGACGACCCCGTAGGCCATCGACAACTGCGGGACGGCCCGCATCCCGGTTCAGGCAGCACCCATGCCTGAGGGGGCAATGCCATGTTCGAAAAAATCCTCATCGCCAACCGTGGCGCCATCGCCTGCCGCATCCTGCGTACCTTGCACCAGATGCAGGTCAAGGGCGTCGCGGTGTACTCCCAAGCCGACGCCGCCAGCCTGCACATCCTCCAGGCCGATGAAGCCCATTGCCTGGGCGACGGCGCCGCGGCCGGCACCTACCTGGCGCTGGACAAACTCCTGGAAGTCGCCCGAAGCAGCGGTGCGACGGCGATTCATCCCGGCTACGGTTTTCTCTCGGAGAACGCCGCTTTCGCCGAAGCCTGCGAGGCCGCCGGCATTGCCTTCATCGGCCCGACGCCGGAGCAACTGCGGGTGTTCGGCCTCAAGCACACCGCTCGCGCCCTGGCCCGACAGCACGACGTGCCGTTGCTCGAAGGCACCGAGCTGCTCGACAGTGTCGAGGCGGCACTGCTGGCCGGCGCCCAAGTCGGCTATCCGGTGATGCTGAAAAGCACGGCGGGCGGCGGCGGCATCGGCATGCGGGTGTGCCGCAGCGCCACCGAGTTGAGCGAATCCTTCGAAGCGGTCAAGCGCCTCGGGCAGAACAATTTCAGCGACGCCGGTGTGTTCATCGAGAAGTACATCGAACGGGCCCGGCACCTTGAGGTTCAAGTG
This genomic interval carries:
- a CDS encoding biotin carboxylase N-terminal domain-containing protein, whose translation is MFEKILIANRGAIACRILRTLHQMQVKGVAVYSQADAASLHILQADEAHCLGDGAAAGTYLALDKLLEVARSSGATAIHPGYGFLSENAAFAEACEAAGIAFIGPTPEQLRVFGLKHTARALARQHDVPLLEGTELLDSVEAALLAGAQVGYPVMLKSTAGGGGIGMRVCRSATELSESFEAVKRLGQNNFSDAGVFIEKYIERARHLEVQVFGDGQGQVLALGVRDCSVQ